From one Leifsonia sp. Root1293 genomic stretch:
- a CDS encoding DMT family transporter: MGVVWGASFLFMKVALEGVGFGQIAWSRLVLGALVLGVIVLVTRPRVDGGPVLPREPAVWLHFVVIAISGCVVPYLLYAWAEQYVSSSLASIYNAVTPITTAIMATAVFRVEKLVRDQVLGVVVGIVGVVVIIGPWGYAAITGDLWGQFACLGSALSYGFTFGYTRRFLSGRPIAGATFAFLNIGIAGALMLLLTPIVAAGPVELDWPITLSLIALGALGTGVVYIWNINVLRAWGPTNASTVTYVTPVVGVVLGVLVLGETFSWHEPVGALLVLLGILLTQKRLRVFARPVPAPVG; this comes from the coding sequence ATGGGCGTCGTCTGGGGGGCGAGCTTCCTCTTCATGAAGGTCGCGCTCGAGGGCGTCGGCTTCGGACAGATCGCGTGGTCCCGACTGGTGCTCGGTGCCCTGGTGCTCGGCGTCATCGTCCTCGTCACCCGCCCGCGGGTCGACGGGGGTCCTGTCCTGCCCCGCGAACCGGCGGTCTGGCTGCACTTCGTCGTCATCGCCATCAGCGGATGCGTCGTGCCCTACCTCCTCTACGCCTGGGCCGAGCAGTACGTCTCGTCGAGCCTGGCGTCCATCTACAACGCCGTCACCCCGATCACCACGGCCATCATGGCGACGGCGGTGTTCAGGGTGGAGAAGCTCGTGCGCGACCAGGTGCTGGGCGTGGTCGTCGGCATCGTCGGCGTGGTCGTCATCATCGGCCCGTGGGGCTACGCCGCCATCACGGGCGATCTCTGGGGCCAGTTCGCCTGCCTCGGCTCCGCGCTCAGCTACGGCTTCACGTTCGGGTACACCCGACGCTTCCTCAGCGGACGACCCATCGCCGGGGCGACTTTCGCCTTCCTCAACATCGGCATCGCCGGAGCTCTCATGCTGCTGCTGACGCCGATCGTGGCCGCAGGTCCCGTCGAGCTGGACTGGCCCATCACACTCAGCCTGATCGCGCTCGGCGCGCTCGGCACCGGTGTCGTCTACATCTGGAACATCAACGTGCTGAGGGCGTGGGGGCCCACCAACGCATCGACCGTCACGTACGTGACGCCGGTGGTGGGGGTCGTCCTCGGGGTACTCGTGCTCGGCGAGACCTTCTCCTGGCACGAGCCCGTCGGCGCGCTGCTCGTGCTCCTCGGCATCCTGCTGACGCAGAAGCGGCTGCGCGTCTTCGCCCGACCGGTGCCAGCGCCGGTCGGCTGA
- a CDS encoding sodium/solute symporter, translated as MNAALGYASIAIVALATALIGFYGLRVSRTTSDFYVASRTVRPWWNASAIGGEYLSAASFLGIAGLILLSGSGGLLFPIGYTAGYLMLLLFVAAPLRRSGAYTIPDFVEARLESRTARRLTSVIVIVVGWFYIVPQLQGAALTVNITTGLPPWVGSVAVAVIVGIVVAAGGMRSITFVQAFQFWLKLVAIAVPVVFVLLAVTDGTPSSLDAGTAFPASVGPQSLDAYRTISLLVALLLGTMGLPHVLVRFYTNPDGDAARTTTLIVLGLLSVFYLFPVIIGMLGRAFAPDIADAGTADALVLLLPGRMLPGLLGDAVTALVIAGAFGAFLSTSSGLVVSLAGVISQELLGGSVRGFRIAAIACSLVPLAVALMTASSGLAGSVGLVFAFTASTLCPVLLLGIWWRGLTARGAIAGMTSGALLCGAAILAGPAIAQAVPALRTVLELPAAWTVPLAVGVTVLVSLLDRGRVPRGVDHLLARLHVPERPPSAR; from the coding sequence GTGAACGCCGCCCTCGGCTACGCCTCCATCGCCATCGTGGCGCTGGCCACAGCACTGATCGGGTTCTACGGCCTCCGCGTCTCGCGCACGACGAGCGACTTCTACGTGGCGTCGCGTACCGTCCGCCCGTGGTGGAACGCCTCCGCCATCGGCGGCGAGTACCTCTCGGCGGCGAGCTTCCTCGGAATCGCCGGACTCATCCTGCTCTCGGGCTCGGGAGGGTTGCTCTTCCCCATCGGCTACACCGCCGGATACCTCATGCTCCTGCTGTTCGTGGCGGCTCCGCTGCGGCGATCCGGCGCCTACACGATCCCCGATTTCGTGGAGGCGAGGCTCGAGTCGCGCACCGCCCGGCGTCTCACCAGCGTGATCGTCATCGTGGTCGGCTGGTTCTACATCGTGCCGCAACTGCAGGGAGCCGCTCTCACCGTGAACATCACGACGGGCCTGCCGCCGTGGGTGGGATCCGTGGCCGTCGCCGTCATCGTGGGCATCGTCGTCGCGGCGGGCGGCATGCGCTCGATCACCTTCGTTCAGGCGTTCCAGTTCTGGCTCAAGCTCGTCGCCATCGCCGTGCCCGTGGTCTTCGTGCTTCTGGCGGTCACCGATGGAACCCCGAGCTCACTCGATGCCGGCACGGCCTTCCCGGCATCCGTCGGCCCGCAATCGCTCGATGCCTACCGCACGATCTCGCTGCTCGTCGCGCTGCTGCTCGGCACGATGGGGCTGCCGCACGTGCTCGTGCGGTTCTACACGAACCCCGATGGCGACGCCGCGCGCACGACAACCCTCATCGTGCTCGGGCTGCTGTCGGTGTTCTACCTCTTCCCGGTGATCATCGGCATGCTCGGCCGGGCCTTCGCGCCCGACATCGCCGACGCGGGAACCGCCGACGCCCTCGTGCTGCTCCTTCCCGGTCGGATGCTTCCGGGACTGCTCGGCGACGCCGTCACGGCCCTCGTCATCGCCGGAGCGTTCGGGGCGTTCCTGTCGACGAGCTCAGGACTCGTGGTCTCCCTCGCCGGCGTGATCAGCCAGGAGCTCCTGGGAGGGAGCGTGCGCGGGTTCAGGATCGCGGCGATCGCGTGTTCGCTGGTTCCCCTGGCGGTCGCGCTGATGACGGCGTCGTCGGGACTGGCGGGAAGCGTCGGCCTGGTGTTCGCCTTCACGGCGTCGACGCTCTGCCCTGTGCTTCTGCTCGGCATCTGGTGGCGCGGGCTGACGGCGCGGGGCGCCATCGCGGGCATGACCTCTGGTGCACTGCTGTGCGGAGCGGCGATCCTCGCGGGCCCGGCGATCGCTCAGGCGGTGCCGGCACTCCGGACGGTGCTGGAGCTGCCCGCAGCGTGGACCGTGCCTCTGGCCGTCGGCGTGACGGTACTGGTGTCGCTGCTCGACCGGGGCCGCGTTCCGCGCGGTGTCGACCACCTGCTGGCGCGCCTGCACGTGCCGGAGCGGCCTCCCTCTGCTCGCTGA
- a CDS encoding chorismate mutase — MPDATTPDAHREAALAELGGIRQSIDNIDAALVHLLAERFKFTQQVGRLKAAHELPAADPEREKRQIARLRALAVDANLDPAFAEKWFNFVVAEVIHHHERLASDAATPEASGDAQ, encoded by the coding sequence ATGCCTGATGCCACGACGCCGGACGCCCACCGCGAGGCGGCTCTCGCCGAGCTGGGCGGCATCCGTCAGTCCATCGACAACATCGATGCAGCCCTCGTGCACCTCCTGGCGGAGCGCTTCAAGTTCACCCAGCAGGTGGGACGCCTGAAGGCGGCGCACGAGTTGCCCGCGGCGGATCCCGAGCGCGAGAAGCGTCAGATCGCACGACTGCGCGCCCTGGCCGTCGACGCGAACCTCGATCCGGCCTTCGCCGAGAAGTGGTTCAACTTCGTGGTGGCCGAGGTCATCCACCACCACGAGCGTCTCGCCAGCGACGCCGCGACCCCCGAAGCATCCGGCGACGCCCAGTGA
- a CDS encoding solute symporter family protein, translating to MLHLETSASPGEPWINICIFGAFVAITLIIVFRASRNNKTAADYYAAGRSFTGGQNGSAIAGDYLSAASFLGIVGAIAITGYDGFLYSIGFLVAWLVALLLVAELLRNTGRYTMADVLSFRLKQRPVRIAAAITTLAVCFFYLLAQMAGAGGLVSLLLGISDGVGQAVVITVVGALMILYVLIGGMKGTTWVQIIKAVLLIAGAGVMTVWVLALHGFSLSSLLEHAVATAGTPAILEPGLKYGVSEISKLDFLSLGLALVLGTAALPHVLMRFYTVPTAKEARKSVVWAIWLIGIFYVFTLVLGYGAAALIGADVIAAAPGGANSAAPLLAFELGGPILLGLISAIAFATILAVVAGLTITAAASFAHDIYASVIKKGKAEPGSEVKVARRTVVVIGIVAIIGGIGANGQNVAFLVALAFAIAASANLPTILYSLFWKRFTTRGAVWSMYGGLISAIVLIIFSPVVSGNETAMIKGADFDIFPLSNPGIVSIPLAFFLGWLGTVLDKRLESPEKQAEMEVRSLTGIGAEKATEH from the coding sequence ATGCTGCACCTCGAGACCAGCGCATCGCCGGGCGAGCCGTGGATCAACATCTGCATCTTCGGCGCCTTCGTCGCGATCACGCTCATCATCGTGTTCCGAGCCAGCCGCAACAACAAGACTGCGGCCGACTACTACGCGGCCGGACGCTCGTTCACCGGTGGACAGAACGGATCGGCGATCGCCGGTGACTACCTGTCGGCGGCATCCTTCCTCGGCATCGTCGGGGCGATCGCCATCACCGGCTACGACGGCTTCCTCTACTCCATCGGCTTCCTCGTGGCGTGGCTGGTGGCCCTCCTTCTCGTCGCCGAGCTGCTGCGCAACACCGGCCGCTACACGATGGCCGACGTGCTGTCGTTCAGGCTCAAGCAGCGACCCGTGCGCATCGCGGCCGCCATCACGACCCTCGCCGTGTGCTTCTTCTACCTGCTCGCCCAGATGGCTGGTGCCGGAGGACTCGTCTCCCTGCTCCTCGGCATCAGCGATGGAGTCGGCCAGGCCGTCGTCATCACCGTCGTCGGCGCGCTCATGATCCTGTACGTGCTCATCGGCGGCATGAAGGGCACGACCTGGGTGCAGATCATCAAGGCCGTGCTGCTCATCGCCGGTGCCGGCGTGATGACGGTGTGGGTGCTGGCCCTGCACGGCTTCAGCCTGTCGTCGCTGCTCGAGCACGCCGTCGCCACGGCCGGCACTCCGGCCATCCTGGAACCCGGACTCAAGTACGGCGTGAGCGAGATCTCCAAGCTCGACTTCCTCTCGCTGGGCCTGGCGCTGGTTCTCGGAACCGCAGCGCTGCCCCACGTGCTGATGCGCTTCTACACGGTGCCGACGGCCAAGGAGGCGCGCAAGAGCGTGGTCTGGGCCATCTGGCTGATCGGCATCTTCTATGTCTTCACCCTCGTGCTCGGCTACGGCGCGGCTGCCCTCATCGGCGCCGACGTCATCGCCGCTGCTCCCGGAGGCGCCAACTCGGCGGCGCCGCTGCTCGCCTTCGAGCTGGGCGGCCCCATCCTGCTCGGCCTGATCTCGGCCATCGCCTTCGCGACGATCCTCGCTGTGGTCGCCGGTCTCACCATCACGGCTGCCGCGTCGTTCGCGCATGACATCTACGCGAGCGTCATCAAGAAGGGCAAGGCCGAACCCGGGTCGGAGGTGAAGGTGGCCCGGCGCACTGTCGTGGTCATCGGCATCGTCGCCATCATCGGCGGCATCGGGGCCAACGGGCAGAACGTCGCGTTCCTCGTCGCGCTGGCGTTCGCCATCGCGGCATCCGCGAACCTGCCCACCATCCTGTACTCGCTGTTCTGGAAGCGCTTCACGACGCGGGGCGCCGTCTGGAGCATGTACGGGGGCCTCATCTCGGCGATCGTGCTCATCATCTTCTCCCCGGTGGTGTCGGGCAACGAGACGGCCATGATCAAGGGAGCCGACTTCGACATCTTCCCGTTGTCGAACCCCGGTATCGTCTCGATCCCGTTGGCGTTCTTCCTCGGCTGGCTCGGAACCGTGCTCGACAAGCGTCTCGAGTCTCCCGAGAAGCAGGCCGAGATGGAGGTGCGCTCGCTCACCGGCATCGGAGCCGAGAAGGCGACCGAGCACTAG
- a CDS encoding LytR/AlgR family response regulator transcription factor yields MTGRHMSVLIADDERPALDELAFLLRRDVRIGSIHLASSGAEALRLLSTERIDAAFLDIHMPGLSGFDLARALARFEHRPALVFVTADEEGAVEAFDLAAVDYLLKPLRPERLERSVTRVLDALRAASVSGHLPPQPEEAMISVSLGGTTRIVRRDDIRYVQAQGDYARLHTAEASYLVRIPMADLERQWADAGFVRIHRSYLVALAHVTRIRLGAVPPTVTVDGAELPVSRRLLPTLRETLEARRIRPTP; encoded by the coding sequence ATGACGGGCCGCCACATGAGCGTGCTCATCGCCGACGACGAGCGTCCGGCCCTCGACGAGCTGGCGTTCCTGCTGCGCCGCGACGTCAGGATCGGCTCGATCCACCTCGCATCATCGGGTGCCGAGGCACTGCGCCTGCTGTCCACCGAACGCATCGACGCCGCCTTCCTCGACATCCACATGCCCGGCCTGTCGGGCTTCGACCTCGCGCGGGCACTCGCGCGTTTCGAACACAGGCCCGCGCTCGTCTTCGTGACGGCGGACGAGGAGGGCGCCGTCGAGGCGTTCGACCTCGCTGCCGTCGACTATCTGCTGAAGCCCTTGCGCCCCGAGCGTCTGGAGCGTTCGGTCACCAGGGTGCTGGACGCGCTGCGCGCGGCATCCGTCTCTGGGCACCTGCCGCCCCAGCCCGAGGAGGCGATGATCTCGGTCAGCCTCGGTGGCACCACCCGCATCGTGCGACGCGACGACATCCGCTACGTACAGGCCCAGGGCGACTACGCCAGGCTGCACACGGCCGAGGCGAGCTACCTGGTGCGCATCCCGATGGCCGACCTCGAACGGCAGTGGGCGGATGCCGGTTTCGTGCGCATCCACCGCTCCTACCTGGTGGCGCTCGCCCATGTCACGCGCATCCGCCTCGGGGCCGTGCCACCCACGGTCACCGTCGACGGCGCCGAGCTGCCGGTGAGCCGCCGCCTCCTGCCGACCCTGCGCGAGACCCTCGAGGCCCGCCGCATCCGCCCGACGCCATGA
- a CDS encoding SulP family inorganic anion transporter, translating into MTEEPQPASQSQPTKRFPRLRSSFARKSIGRDAMAGLVLGVESVPDGLAAGLLAGLNPVSGLYAYLFGMMGAALFTSSSFMAVQATGAMSLVVADAAILSRPDPAGALVTLGLLTGVIMVGVGLLKGGRLLRFVPTAVMTGFITAVGVNIVLGQLGNFTGYAARGDGRIQRTFDLLLNIGGISWPTLLVGVLTIAGIVLLQRTPLRAMGMVVAVILGSALAVLFADVLGLPVALVRDITEVPAGLPGPVLPDLGEVVPLFVPALSLALVGLVQGAAVSGAFRNVDGRTADASRDFIGQGAGNILSGLFQGAPVGGSMSGSALIVAAGARSRLAFFFAGGVMALIVLTLSGIVGFVAMPALAALLIVVGVTTVKPAKIASVARTGPVQTVVMATTFVLTLIIPLQFAVLFGVGLGIILYVASQSNRLRLVRLEFTEGRRMRETQPPGTLPGAEVVVLQPYGSLFFASAPTFSTGLPMVTAESAGSVVVIRLRGVDEIGLSLIDVLRGYATRLQARGSLLKLVVSNDHVLSQLKHEKVESLIGPENVYRSTEWVGDTVLRAVADAEAYVAAQRPGGVAADDGQR; encoded by the coding sequence ATGACCGAGGAGCCGCAGCCGGCGTCGCAGTCGCAGCCGACGAAGCGGTTCCCGCGACTCCGCAGCAGCTTCGCTCGCAAGAGCATCGGCCGCGATGCCATGGCCGGGCTGGTTCTCGGTGTCGAGAGCGTCCCGGACGGGCTGGCGGCCGGACTGCTCGCCGGGCTCAACCCGGTCTCGGGCCTCTACGCCTACCTCTTCGGCATGATGGGCGCGGCTCTCTTCACCAGCAGTTCCTTCATGGCCGTGCAGGCGACAGGGGCCATGTCGCTCGTGGTCGCCGATGCCGCGATCCTCTCGCGACCCGATCCCGCCGGAGCCCTCGTCACTCTCGGCCTGCTCACCGGAGTCATCATGGTGGGAGTCGGCCTCCTCAAGGGTGGACGACTCCTGCGCTTCGTCCCGACCGCCGTCATGACCGGATTCATCACCGCTGTCGGCGTCAACATCGTGCTGGGCCAGCTCGGCAACTTCACGGGCTATGCGGCCAGGGGTGACGGCCGGATCCAGCGCACCTTCGACCTGCTGCTGAACATCGGCGGCATCAGCTGGCCCACCCTGCTCGTCGGTGTGCTGACGATCGCCGGCATCGTCCTGCTGCAGCGCACGCCCCTCAGGGCGATGGGGATGGTTGTGGCCGTCATCCTCGGGTCGGCGCTCGCCGTGCTGTTCGCCGATGTGCTCGGCCTTCCCGTCGCCCTCGTGCGCGACATCACCGAGGTTCCGGCAGGCCTTCCCGGCCCGGTGCTTCCCGATCTCGGCGAGGTGGTTCCGCTGTTCGTGCCGGCTCTCTCCCTCGCCCTCGTCGGCCTCGTGCAGGGTGCGGCGGTCTCCGGCGCCTTCCGCAACGTCGACGGCCGCACGGCCGATGCCTCACGCGACTTCATCGGGCAGGGCGCGGGAAACATCCTCTCCGGGCTGTTCCAGGGTGCGCCCGTCGGCGGATCGATGTCGGGCTCGGCCCTGATCGTCGCTGCCGGCGCGCGCTCCCGGCTGGCGTTCTTCTTCGCGGGCGGAGTGATGGCGCTCATCGTCCTCACGCTGTCCGGGATCGTCGGCTTCGTCGCGATGCCGGCGCTCGCCGCACTGCTCATCGTGGTGGGCGTCACCACGGTGAAGCCGGCCAAGATCGCCTCGGTGGCGCGCACCGGACCCGTGCAGACCGTCGTCATGGCGACGACGTTCGTGCTCACCCTCATCATTCCGCTGCAGTTCGCCGTGCTGTTCGGAGTGGGCCTCGGCATCATCCTGTACGTCGCGTCGCAGTCGAATCGCCTGCGCCTGGTTCGGCTGGAGTTCACCGAGGGGCGACGGATGCGCGAGACCCAGCCGCCCGGCACCCTTCCGGGCGCCGAGGTCGTGGTGCTCCAGCCCTACGGCAGCCTGTTCTTCGCGAGCGCACCCACGTTCTCCACGGGACTGCCCATGGTGACGGCCGAGAGTGCCGGATCGGTCGTCGTCATCAGGCTGCGCGGCGTCGACGAGATCGGGCTCTCGCTCATCGACGTGCTGCGCGGCTATGCCACCAGGCTCCAGGCGAGAGGTTCGCTCCTCAAGCTGGTGGTGAGCAACGACCACGTCTTGAGCCAGCTGAAGCACGAGAAGGTCGAGAGCCTGATCGGCCCAGAGAACGTCTACCGCAGCACCGAGTGGGTCGGAGACACCGTTCTGCGCGCCGTCGCCGACGCCGAGGCCTACGTGGCCGCTCAGCGGCCGGGCGGTGTCGCGGCCGACGATGGACAGCGGTGA
- a CDS encoding DUF485 domain-containing protein, which translates to MGNDAPGAETTESTVDFRAVQQSPEFQKLRSRHRRFVFPVTIACLLWYLAYVLLAGYAHDFMSTPVFGAINIGLLLGIAQIITTFAVTMWYVSFANRRLDPLSAELRAELEPATGVTR; encoded by the coding sequence ATGGGCAACGACGCCCCCGGTGCTGAGACGACGGAATCGACCGTCGACTTCCGCGCCGTTCAGCAATCACCGGAGTTCCAGAAACTGCGCAGTCGGCACCGCCGCTTCGTCTTCCCCGTCACGATCGCCTGCCTGCTCTGGTACCTGGCCTACGTGCTGCTCGCCGGTTACGCGCATGACTTCATGTCGACGCCGGTGTTCGGGGCCATCAACATCGGCCTGCTGCTCGGCATCGCCCAGATCATCACGACCTTCGCCGTGACCATGTGGTATGTCAGCTTCGCGAACCGCCGCCTCGACCCGCTCTCAGCCGAACTCCGCGCCGAGCTCGAGCCCGCGACGGGGGTGACCCGCTGA
- a CDS encoding histidine kinase translates to MPESVVMIGAAGILLGVAIAAAFAIARRLVRGSRELGTDAERATYTTLHLASRAASHLRGGFDAGDAAKAARPLRILLGCEALAITAGTVVVALDGGDDAVRAEAGRLAAGVSGAVSGRRAQLLRDSIASGRTHLDAVVAPVTRGGVVTGSVIAFAPRARAGLVRATGEVADWVSAQLELGELDASRTALAELELRALRAQISPHFIYNALNAIASFINTDPAKARELVLEFADFTRYSFRRQGDFTTVAEELRSIHSYLQLERARFGERLSVTLQIAPEVLSTVIPFLSVQPLVENAVRHGLESRETGGRITISADDAGGFAEISVEDDGVGIDPAVVAEVLAGGASEHVGLRNVDSRLRQVYGDEYGLVVETNVGSGMLVRMRVPKSQPHHEIAGGGIR, encoded by the coding sequence ATGCCGGAGTCAGTGGTGATGATCGGCGCTGCGGGAATCCTCCTCGGCGTCGCGATCGCCGCTGCCTTCGCGATCGCTCGGCGGCTGGTGCGCGGATCGCGCGAGCTCGGCACCGATGCCGAACGCGCCACGTACACGACGCTGCACCTGGCCTCACGCGCCGCTTCGCACCTGCGCGGCGGGTTCGACGCCGGCGATGCGGCCAAGGCGGCACGCCCGCTGCGCATCCTGCTGGGCTGCGAGGCTCTCGCGATCACGGCCGGAACCGTGGTCGTCGCGCTCGATGGCGGAGACGACGCTGTGCGCGCCGAAGCTGGACGACTGGCTGCCGGCGTCTCGGGCGCGGTCTCAGGGCGCCGCGCGCAATTGCTGCGCGACTCCATCGCGTCGGGACGCACGCACCTCGACGCCGTGGTCGCCCCGGTGACCCGCGGCGGCGTCGTGACGGGATCCGTCATCGCATTCGCCCCGCGCGCCCGTGCCGGCCTCGTCCGGGCCACGGGCGAGGTAGCCGACTGGGTCTCGGCACAGCTCGAGCTCGGCGAACTCGACGCATCGCGCACGGCCCTGGCAGAACTGGAACTGCGAGCGCTGCGCGCCCAGATCAGCCCGCACTTCATCTACAACGCACTGAACGCGATCGCCTCCTTCATCAACACGGATCCGGCCAAGGCGCGCGAACTCGTGCTCGAGTTCGCCGACTTCACCCGCTACTCGTTCCGACGGCAGGGCGACTTCACCACCGTCGCCGAGGAACTGCGCAGCATCCACAGCTATCTCCAGCTCGAGCGGGCCCGGTTCGGCGAGCGCCTGTCGGTGACCCTGCAGATCGCTCCAGAGGTGCTCTCGACGGTGATCCCGTTCCTCAGCGTGCAGCCCCTGGTGGAGAACGCGGTACGTCACGGACTCGAGTCCCGGGAGACCGGAGGACGCATCACCATCAGCGCCGACGATGCCGGCGGCTTCGCCGAGATCAGCGTCGAGGACGACGGTGTCGGAATCGATCCCGCCGTCGTCGCCGAGGTACTGGCCGGAGGCGCGAGCGAGCACGTCGGCCTGCGCAACGTCGATTCGCGCCTGCGCCAGGTCTACGGCGACGAGTACGGCCTGGTGGTCGAGACCAACGTCGGCAGCGGGATGCTGGTGCGGATGCGGGTGCCGAAGTCCCAGCCCCACCACGAGATCGCAGGAGGTGGCATCCGATGA
- a CDS encoding GNAT family N-acetyltransferase, whose translation MTAVLPPFEPLVGRFIAIEPLTRAHLPELYDALAHPEVFAGGFGGGPAGFRADRVGFLAWAEQGYRFDSELAQPYAIRLVGGHDDGRLVGSSTLADFDLPLESTHIGWTAYDPRVWGTAVNPETKLLLLGRAFDSGFGRVKIQADALNDRSRAAILKLGAQFEGIVRRERPRADGSWRDTAVYSILVDEWPAVRAGLLARLEAGSGDPVVLRPYSAR comes from the coding sequence ATGACCGCCGTTCTTCCCCCGTTCGAACCGCTCGTCGGACGATTCATCGCGATCGAACCCCTGACCAGGGCGCACCTCCCCGAGCTCTACGACGCCCTCGCCCATCCCGAGGTCTTCGCCGGCGGATTCGGTGGCGGTCCGGCCGGCTTCCGTGCGGATCGGGTGGGATTCCTGGCATGGGCCGAGCAGGGGTACAGGTTCGACAGCGAGCTCGCCCAGCCCTACGCCATCCGCCTCGTCGGTGGCCATGACGACGGCCGACTGGTCGGGTCGAGCACCCTGGCCGATTTCGATCTGCCCTTGGAGTCGACGCACATCGGATGGACGGCCTACGATCCACGCGTGTGGGGAACGGCCGTGAACCCCGAGACGAAGCTCCTGCTGCTCGGCCGTGCCTTCGACAGCGGGTTCGGGCGTGTGAAGATCCAGGCGGATGCGCTCAACGACCGCTCCCGCGCGGCCATTCTCAAGCTCGGCGCGCAGTTCGAGGGCATCGTACGCCGCGAGCGTCCTCGCGCCGACGGCAGTTGGCGCGACACCGCGGTCTACTCGATCCTCGTGGACGAGTGGCCAGCGGTGCGCGCCGGGCTGCTCGCACGCCTGGAGGCAGGGAGCGGCGACCCTGTGGTCCTTCGCCCTTACTCCGCTCGCTGA
- a CDS encoding SDR family NAD(P)-dependent oxidoreductase, protein MSWDPRHLPSQVGRTFVVTGANAGVGFFAAAQLAVAGASVILACRNDERADAAAMAIRTRAPRSTVGTLHLDVSDLSSVAAAADAIAALPRLDGLIANAGIVHPPRDREVSLDGNELVFATNYLGHFALVNRLLPTLESTPGARVVLLGSLAARLTRSALDDLQLAGAYDSWTAYAQSKLEVESFGFELDRRLRAAGSTTRALVVQPGYSIGGLSPRVPGVNEPSRAKRFGDALQGLWAQGKDRGAWPVVRAATDPAAQGGWYFGPSLLTQGAPVRRRPIRASTDPAIGTRLWERTEAILAG, encoded by the coding sequence GTGAGCTGGGACCCGCGCCACCTCCCCTCCCAGGTCGGCAGGACCTTCGTGGTCACCGGAGCCAACGCCGGCGTCGGCTTCTTCGCCGCTGCGCAACTCGCCGTCGCCGGAGCCTCGGTCATCCTCGCCTGTCGGAACGACGAGCGAGCGGATGCGGCGGCAATGGCCATCCGCACGCGCGCGCCTCGGTCGACGGTCGGCACGCTTCACCTCGACGTGTCGGACCTGTCCTCCGTCGCCGCTGCTGCCGACGCCATCGCGGCCCTTCCGAGGCTCGATGGCCTCATCGCGAACGCCGGGATCGTGCATCCGCCCCGCGATCGCGAGGTCAGCCTCGACGGCAACGAGCTCGTCTTCGCCACCAACTACCTGGGGCACTTCGCCCTCGTGAACCGGCTGCTGCCGACGCTCGAGAGCACGCCCGGCGCCCGTGTCGTCCTGCTCGGCTCGCTCGCGGCCAGGCTCACCCGTTCGGCGCTCGACGACCTGCAGCTCGCAGGCGCCTACGACTCCTGGACGGCCTATGCCCAGTCGAAGCTCGAGGTCGAGTCCTTCGGGTTCGAACTCGATCGGCGGCTGCGAGCGGCAGGCAGCACCACCCGGGCTCTCGTCGTCCAGCCCGGGTACTCGATCGGCGGTCTGAGCCCGCGCGTTCCCGGGGTCAATGAGCCCAGCCGGGCGAAGCGCTTCGGTGACGCGCTCCAGGGCCTCTGGGCGCAGGGCAAGGACCGGGGTGCGTGGCCGGTCGTGCGGGCGGCGACGGATCCGGCTGCCCAGGGCGGCTGGTACTTCGGGCCGAGTCTGCTCACGCAGGGAGCCCCGGTGCGTCGCCGACCGATCCGGGCGTCCACCGATCCGGCCATCGGCACGCGGCTCTGGGAACGGACCGAGGCGATCCTCGCCGGGTGA
- a CDS encoding Rv0909 family putative TA system antitoxin — MSGLDDVTKKAQEFLNSDQVKGALKSEQAEDISDKLLSGVADAANKVTGGKFESQIDGAKDAADKAVGTD, encoded by the coding sequence ATGTCCGGACTCGATGACGTGACGAAGAAAGCCCAGGAGTTCCTGAACAGTGATCAGGTGAAGGGCGCATTGAAGAGCGAACAGGCCGAGGACATCAGCGACAAGCTCCTCTCAGGGGTGGCGGATGCCGCCAACAAGGTCACCGGTGGCAAGTTCGAGTCGCAGATCGACGGCGCGAAGGACGCGGCCGACAAGGCGGTCGGCACCGACTGA